Proteins encoded together in one Lachnospiraceae bacterium JLR.KK008 window:
- a CDS encoding ammonium transporter translates to MTEEIRSVVSSEVFGVWFLIGAALVFWMQAGFAMVEAGFTRAKNTGNILMKNLMDFCIGTVVFILVGFGLLLGEDMMGLIGRPGFDIFTNYAQFDWSNFVFNLVFCATTATIVSGAMAERTKFLSYCIYSAIISAVIYPIEAHWIWGGGWLSRIGFHDFAGSCAIHMVGGISALIGAAILGPRIGKFVRDEKGTVTKVNAFPGHNLPLGCLGVFILWLGWYGFNGAAATSVAQLASITLTTTVAPAIATVVCMIFTWIRYGKPDVSMCLNASLAGLVAITASCDVTDCLGACVIGAIAGLLVVFGVWVLDYKFRVDDPVGAVAVHCLNGIWGTIAVGLFATTSAPGNDSIKGLFYGGSARQLVVQLVGFGAVAVWTAVTITLSFLIIRVCFGLRVTEEEEIVGLDPKEHGLVSAYSGFSIMDVSNTMTMEVNENTDLGAEDYENASKVVRDTAVPVISAITGPATGIYKVVVIAKLERYEQLRKAMNQLGVTGMTVTQVMGCGIQKGAGEKYRGVEMDATLLPKVKIEVVVSKIPIGNVIEAAKKALYTGQIGDGKIFVYQVARVVKIRTGEEDYAALQDVE, encoded by the coding sequence ATGACAGAAGAAATAAGAAGTGTCGTCAGTAGTGAAGTATTTGGCGTCTGGTTCCTGATCGGAGCTGCGCTGGTGTTCTGGATGCAGGCCGGATTTGCCATGGTGGAGGCAGGTTTTACAAGGGCGAAAAACACTGGCAATATTCTGATGAAAAATCTGATGGATTTCTGCATCGGTACAGTCGTTTTTATTCTTGTCGGTTTCGGCCTGTTACTCGGAGAGGATATGATGGGGCTGATCGGCCGTCCTGGCTTTGATATTTTTACGAATTATGCACAGTTTGACTGGTCAAATTTCGTGTTTAATCTGGTTTTTTGCGCGACTACGGCTACGATCGTTTCCGGTGCCATGGCGGAGAGAACAAAGTTTTTATCTTACTGTATTTATTCTGCCATTATATCGGCGGTGATCTATCCGATCGAGGCGCATTGGATCTGGGGAGGTGGCTGGCTGTCTCGGATCGGGTTCCATGATTTTGCCGGTTCCTGTGCCATCCATATGGTGGGCGGTATCTCTGCTCTGATTGGGGCGGCGATTCTCGGACCGCGGATTGGCAAGTTTGTCAGGGATGAGAAGGGAACGGTTACGAAAGTCAATGCGTTTCCGGGACATAATCTTCCGCTTGGCTGCCTCGGAGTATTTATTCTCTGGCTTGGCTGGTATGGATTTAACGGAGCAGCGGCTACAAGTGTGGCACAGCTCGCCTCAATTACATTGACTACAACAGTCGCTCCGGCCATTGCAACGGTTGTGTGTATGATATTCACCTGGATCAGGTATGGCAAACCGGACGTTTCCATGTGTCTGAATGCGTCTCTGGCCGGCTTGGTAGCGATTACAGCGTCCTGTGATGTGACGGATTGTCTGGGCGCCTGCGTGATTGGTGCGATAGCAGGATTGCTGGTTGTATTCGGTGTCTGGGTGCTCGACTATAAATTTCGGGTGGATGACCCGGTTGGCGCAGTGGCGGTACACTGCCTGAACGGTATTTGGGGCACGATTGCAGTAGGACTGTTCGCTACGACATCGGCGCCCGGCAACGACAGCATTAAGGGACTTTTTTATGGCGGCAGCGCCCGGCAGCTGGTCGTTCAGCTGGTCGGCTTTGGGGCCGTAGCCGTCTGGACTGCGGTGACGATCACACTATCCTTTCTGATCATCCGCGTCTGTTTTGGTCTGCGGGTTACAGAGGAAGAGGAGATTGTTGGACTGGATCCCAAGGAGCACGGGCTCGTATCCGCTTACTCCGGTTTCAGCATTATGGACGTCTCCAACACTATGACTATGGAAGTCAATGAAAATACCGATCTGGGCGCAGAGGATTATGAAAACGCATCGAAAGTGGTGAGGGATACGGCCGTACCGGTCATTTCGGCGATAACAGGACCTGCCACAGGCATTTATAAAGTCGTGGTGATCGCGAAACTGGAACGCTATGAGCAGCTCAGGAAAGCGATGAATCAGCTGGGTGTGACAGGGATGACTGTGACGCAGGTCATGGGCTGCGGCATCCAGAAAGGTGCGGGTGAAAAATACCGCGGCGTTGAGATGGATGCCACGCTGTTGCCTAAGGTGAAGATTGAAGTCGTCGTCAGCAAGATTCCGATTGGAAATGTGATTGAAGCGGCCAAGAAGGCGCTGTACACGGGACAGATCGGCGACGGCAAGATCTTCGTATATCAGGTAGCGCGTGTCGTGAAAATACGGACCGGGGAAGAGGATTACGCGGCACTTCAGGACGTGGAATGA
- the trpA gene encoding tryptophan synthase subunit alpha, whose translation MSRITDAFRGKKALIPFFTCGDPDLETTKSLVQEAAAAGADLIELGIPFSDPTAEGPVIQAANMRALSGGATTDRIFTLVSELRKTVEIPLLFMTYANVIYSYGNTSKGGVEGGTEHFMKRAAAAGIDGLILPDVPFEEKGDFEPTCKKYGLELISLIAPTSRERVGVIAGEAAGFVYCISSLGVTGMRSEITTDVGRMIEQVRQITKVPAAVGFGISTPEQAREMAEQADGVIVGSAVMKIVGKYGRDCVPYVTEFLGRMKAAML comes from the coding sequence ATGAGTAGAATTACGGACGCGTTTCGCGGTAAAAAGGCGTTGATCCCATTTTTTACATGTGGGGATCCGGATCTGGAGACGACAAAAAGTCTTGTGCAGGAGGCAGCTGCGGCCGGGGCGGATCTGATCGAACTGGGGATTCCTTTTTCGGATCCGACGGCGGAGGGTCCGGTGATCCAGGCGGCAAATATGCGGGCGCTCTCAGGTGGAGCGACGACAGACCGGATCTTCACGCTGGTGAGTGAGCTGAGAAAGACGGTAGAGATTCCGCTTTTGTTTATGACTTACGCAAATGTCATTTATTCATATGGGAATACAAGTAAAGGAGGTGTGGAGGGAGGTACGGAGCATTTTATGAAAAGGGCGGCAGCAGCCGGCATCGACGGGCTGATCCTGCCCGATGTACCTTTTGAAGAAAAAGGAGACTTCGAACCGACGTGCAAAAAATATGGTTTGGAACTGATCTCACTGATCGCGCCTACGTCCCGGGAGCGGGTGGGTGTGATCGCCGGGGAGGCGGCAGGCTTTGTTTACTGTATCTCGTCGCTTGGCGTGACTGGAATGCGTAGTGAGATTACGACAGACGTTGGCAGAATGATAGAGCAGGTGCGGCAGATAACAAAGGTGCCGGCTGCCGTGGGTTTTGGCATCTCCACACCGGAGCAGGCGAGGGAGATGGCGGAGCAGGCGGACGGCGTCATCGTTGGTTCTGCGGTAATGAAAATCGTCGGGAAGTATGGCCGGGACTGTGTGCCCTATGTAACGGAATTCCTCGGACGTATGAAAGCGGCTATGTTGTGA
- the trpB gene encoding tryptophan synthase subunit beta, which produces MSKGRFGIHGGQYIPETLMNAVTELEEAYEQYKDNAAFQQELTTLFQEYTGRPSRLYYAERLTKALGGAKIYLKREDLNHTGSHKINNALGQTLLAKRMGKTRVIAETGAGQHGVATATAAALMDMECEVFMGEEDMKRQALNVYRMRLLGAKVHGVSTGTATLKDAVSETMREWTNRIADTHYVLGSVMGPHPFPTIVRDFQAVISSEIKAQCLEKEGRLPDCVLACVGGGSNAMGAFYHFIPQQSVALIGCEAAGRGIDTFETAATLSTGRLGIFHGMKSYFCQDEFGQIAPVYSISAGLDYPGIGPEHAMLYDSGRAQYVAVTDEEAVEAFEFLSRTEGIIPAIESAHAIAHAMKLAPQMDRDKIMVINISGRGDKDCAAIARYRGEDIYE; this is translated from the coding sequence ATGTCAAAAGGGAGATTTGGGATTCACGGCGGGCAGTATATACCGGAAACGCTGATGAATGCCGTCACGGAGCTGGAGGAGGCTTATGAACAATATAAAGATAACGCGGCGTTTCAGCAGGAGTTGACGACGCTTTTTCAGGAATACACGGGCAGGCCGTCGAGACTGTATTATGCGGAGCGGCTGACGAAAGCGCTGGGAGGGGCGAAGATCTATTTAAAGAGAGAGGATCTGAACCATACAGGTTCTCATAAGATCAACAATGCGCTCGGGCAGACGCTGCTGGCAAAAAGGATGGGGAAGACGCGTGTGATCGCAGAGACCGGGGCAGGGCAGCACGGTGTGGCCACGGCGACGGCAGCGGCGCTGATGGATATGGAATGCGAAGTGTTTATGGGAGAGGAAGATATGAAGCGGCAGGCGCTCAATGTATACAGGATGCGGCTGCTGGGTGCGAAAGTGCACGGCGTGAGTACGGGAACGGCCACTCTGAAAGACGCCGTGTCCGAGACGATGCGGGAATGGACGAACCGGATCGCGGATACGCATTATGTACTCGGTTCCGTGATGGGGCCTCATCCATTCCCAACGATCGTCCGGGACTTTCAGGCGGTTATCTCCAGCGAGATCAAGGCACAGTGCCTGGAGAAGGAAGGAAGACTGCCAGACTGTGTGCTGGCCTGCGTCGGTGGGGGCTCGAATGCGATGGGCGCTTTTTACCATTTCATTCCGCAGCAGTCCGTGGCGCTGATCGGCTGTGAGGCGGCGGGACGGGGCATCGATACGTTTGAGACGGCGGCGACGCTCTCGACGGGAAGACTGGGTATCTTTCACGGGATGAAATCGTATTTCTGCCAGGATGAATTCGGACAGATCGCACCGGTCTATTCGATCTCTGCCGGGCTTGATTATCCGGGCATCGGACCGGAACACGCGATGCTCTATGACAGTGGACGGGCGCAGTATGTGGCAGTTACCGATGAGGAAGCGGTTGAGGCCTTTGAATTTCTTTCGAGGACAGAGGGTATTATTCCGGCGATTGAATCCGCCCATGCGATCGCCCATGCGATGAAGCTGGCGCCGCAGATGGACAGAGACAAGATTATGGTGATCAATATTTCAGGCCGGGGCGATAAGGACTGCGCGGCCATTGCCAGATACAGAGGGGAGGATATTTATGAGTAG
- a CDS encoding phosphoribosylanthranilate isomerase — protein sequence MRRETEIAAGSGDISMSGMQMANRLGVGIGTARRTGIKLCGIRRIEDAGPVNEFMPDYIGFIFWSHSARYVTLPQALSLRGRIDQRIPAVGVFVNENPERIKACVDAGAIQVIQLHGQETKEEIISLKEELPDIPVWQAFRIRSRGDLRQAERSAADEILLDNGGGTGECFDHRLLVGIGRRYILAGGLEPGNISQIIRTYRPYMVDVSSGVETEGRKDREKIKRVMQAVATGNC from the coding sequence GTGAGACGGGAAACGGAGATTGCAGCGGGGAGCGGAGACATAAGCATGAGCGGAATGCAGATGGCGAACAGGCTTGGAGTCGGGATCGGGACTGCGCGTAGGACAGGGATCAAGCTGTGTGGCATCCGAAGGATAGAGGATGCCGGTCCGGTTAATGAATTTATGCCGGATTATATCGGATTTATTTTCTGGAGTCACAGTGCGCGCTATGTGACGCTGCCGCAGGCATTGTCACTGCGGGGGCGTATTGACCAACGGATTCCGGCGGTGGGCGTGTTCGTAAACGAGAACCCGGAGCGAATCAAAGCCTGTGTGGATGCGGGAGCCATACAAGTCATACAGCTCCACGGGCAGGAGACGAAGGAAGAGATCATCAGTTTGAAGGAGGAATTGCCGGATATTCCGGTCTGGCAAGCGTTTCGAATTCGATCGCGCGGTGATCTGCGACAGGCGGAGCGGTCGGCGGCTGATGAAATACTGCTCGACAACGGCGGCGGTACGGGAGAGTGCTTTGATCATCGTCTTCTGGTCGGAATCGGCCGGCGGTATATTCTGGCAGGGGGACTGGAACCGGGAAATATATCGCAAATCATACGGACATATCGCCCGTATATGGTGGATGTTTCCAGTGGTGTGGAGACAGAGGGCCGCAAGGACAGAGAGAAAATAAAAAGAGTCATGCAGGCGGTTGCAACAGGAAATTGCTGA
- the trpC gene encoding indole-3-glycerol phosphate synthase TrpC gives MILEELAEYARIRTAKAKEKLAQEVIREQALYMADKEATASFRFEKALRGQGLSFICEVKKASPSKGVISETFPCQEIARDYEEAGADAVSCLTEPKWFLGSDRIFCDIRETILLPMLRKDFTVDEYQLYEARTMGADAVLLLCALLDQETIRRYLAVCDRLGMSALVEAHDEAQIRCALAAGARLIGVNNRNLKNFKVDFENAVRLRKLVPEEVIFVAESGVRDAQDIERLAGLGADAVLIGESLMRAQDIKTTLARYRKAAERGKQGNM, from the coding sequence ATGATTTTGGAAGAATTAGCGGAATACGCCCGCATTCGCACAGCAAAGGCAAAGGAGAAACTGGCACAGGAAGTGATCAGAGAGCAGGCACTGTACATGGCAGATAAGGAAGCGACAGCGTCTTTTCGGTTCGAAAAGGCACTACGCGGACAGGGATTGTCTTTTATCTGTGAAGTGAAGAAAGCGTCGCCGTCCAAAGGTGTGATCTCGGAGACATTTCCCTGTCAGGAGATCGCGAGGGACTATGAGGAGGCAGGGGCGGACGCGGTCTCCTGTCTGACAGAGCCGAAATGGTTTCTCGGTTCAGACAGGATCTTTTGCGATATACGGGAAACGATTTTGCTGCCGATGCTCCGCAAGGATTTCACGGTTGATGAGTATCAACTCTATGAGGCCAGAACAATGGGAGCGGACGCGGTACTGTTGCTCTGTGCACTTTTGGATCAGGAAACGATACGCCGTTATCTGGCCGTTTGTGACAGACTGGGGATGAGCGCGCTCGTGGAGGCGCACGACGAAGCGCAGATACGTTGCGCGTTGGCTGCCGGAGCGAGACTGATCGGAGTCAATAACAGGAATCTGAAAAATTTTAAAGTGGATTTCGAGAACGCCGTCAGACTGCGAAAGCTGGTGCCGGAGGAAGTTATTTTTGTGGCAGAGTCCGGTGTCAGGGATGCACAGGATATAGAGCGGCTGGCCGGGCTGGGAGCGGACGCAGTGTTGATCGGGGAGTCACTTATGCGTGCGCAAGACATAAAAACTACACTGGCGCGTTACCGGAAGGCGGCAGAAAGAGGAAAGCAGGGAAATATGTGA
- the trpD gene encoding anthranilate phosphoribosyltransferase translates to MIREATAKLIERQDLTYEEANACIHEIMSGETSHVQTAAFLSALEVKGETIEEITASAAAMRSHALTVQHDMDLLEIVGTGGDGAKSFNISTTAALIAAAGGINVAKHGNRAASSRSGAADCLEALGVNIDLEPQRCVELLEKIHICFFFAQKYHTSMKYVGPVRKELGIRTIFNILGPLTNPACANRQVLGTYCEELLEPMAHVLSNLGVRRGMAVYGTDKLDEISLSAPTSVCEIRAGEFERYTICPEDFGLSRCTKDDLLGGTPQENAEITRAILDGERGPKRDAALMNAGAGLYIGGVVESLADGITRAAELVDSGAAKEKLEVLIRESNRQGMGGTR, encoded by the coding sequence ATGATCAGAGAGGCAACGGCAAAATTAATCGAGAGACAGGATCTGACTTATGAGGAGGCGAATGCCTGTATTCATGAGATTATGAGCGGGGAGACGAGTCATGTGCAGACGGCGGCATTCCTGTCGGCGCTGGAAGTAAAAGGGGAGACAATCGAGGAGATTACGGCCAGTGCGGCTGCCATGCGTTCACATGCGCTCACTGTACAGCATGATATGGACCTGCTGGAGATTGTGGGGACAGGCGGCGATGGAGCAAAATCGTTTAATATTTCGACGACAGCCGCTTTGATCGCAGCGGCGGGCGGAATCAATGTGGCAAAGCATGGAAATCGGGCGGCATCGTCCCGCAGCGGGGCGGCAGACTGCCTGGAGGCGCTAGGTGTGAACATTGATCTGGAGCCACAGAGATGTGTGGAACTGTTGGAAAAGATACACATATGTTTCTTTTTCGCACAAAAGTATCATACATCAATGAAATATGTCGGACCGGTGAGAAAAGAGCTGGGTATCCGGACGATCTTTAATATATTGGGACCGCTGACCAATCCGGCCTGCGCGAACAGACAGGTGCTTGGCACTTATTGTGAGGAACTGCTGGAACCGATGGCTCATGTGCTCTCCAATCTTGGTGTCAGACGGGGAATGGCTGTGTACGGGACGGATAAATTGGATGAGATCTCACTCTCAGCGCCTACCAGTGTCTGTGAGATCAGGGCTGGTGAGTTTGAAAGATATACGATCTGTCCCGAGGATTTTGGACTTTCGAGATGTACGAAGGATGACCTGCTGGGCGGAACACCGCAGGAGAATGCGGAGATTACAAGGGCTATTTTAGATGGGGAGCGGGGACCGAAGAGGGATGCAGCTTTGATGAACGCTGGCGCGGGTCTCTATATCGGTGGAGTCGTGGAGAGTCTGGCAGATGGTATCACACGAGCCGCCGAGCTGGTCGATAGCGGTGCGGCAAAAGAAAAGCTGGAAGTACTGATCAGAGAGTCTAACCGACAGGGGATGGGAGGAACGCGATGA
- a CDS encoding ATP-binding protein, with product MNIEIKKSLSVLELSDLARIIEMQEKDIKLVDLSYEKRLELLLETLIQERENRLINRLIRNAYFKYPSASLESLDYDSRQIKKSTILNLATMGFVSNATNLVITGPTGAGKTYLACALGVEACRQTYRVLYIRMPDLMRNFENQNDNLRELTKYRKRIGNYQILILDEWLNYKISEKDAKNLYELFEQRSGNHSTVFVGQYPVDEWHGRLGGGTQADSIMDRIIHNAYEIPTNETNLRKLYDSKKLKKLVDEIES from the coding sequence ATGAACATTGAAATAAAAAAGAGTTTATCGGTATTAGAATTAAGCGACCTTGCAAGAATCATAGAAATGCAGGAAAAAGATATAAAACTTGTGGATCTAAGCTACGAAAAGCGTTTGGAACTGCTTCTGGAAACACTGATACAGGAACGGGAGAACAGGCTCATAAACAGACTGATCAGGAATGCTTACTTTAAATATCCTAGCGCAAGCTTGGAATCATTGGATTACGATTCCAGACAGATAAAAAAGTCCACGATCCTGAATCTGGCCACAATGGGATTTGTTTCCAATGCAACAAATCTTGTCATCACAGGACCGACCGGCGCTGGAAAGACTTACCTTGCATGCGCCCTTGGCGTGGAAGCGTGCAGACAAACTTACAGGGTTTTGTATATCAGGATGCCTGACCTGATGCGTAACTTTGAGAATCAGAACGACAACCTCAGGGAGCTTACAAAATACAGGAAAAGGATCGGCAACTATCAGATCCTTATCCTTGATGAGTGGCTTAATTACAAAATTTCCGAAAAAGACGCCAAGAACCTCTATGAGCTGTTTGAACAGCGCAGCGGGAATCATTCCACCGTCTTTGTCGGACAGTATCCTGTCGATGAATGGCATGGCAGGCTCGGCGGCGGAACGCAGGCAGATTCCATCATGGACAGGATTATCCATAATGCCTATGAAATCCCTACAAATGAAACAAACCTGAGAAAGCTGTATGATTCAAAGAAACTGAAAAAGCTTGTTGACGAAATAGAATCATGA
- the istA gene encoding IS21 family transposase has translation MFKKTKVRSILELLGKNLSAREVSKVLGVSRNTVAEVQALFLQSGRSWDDISEWDDDRLYGLFYPDKFKYKPRYAPVDYSYVHKELKKTGVTEKLLWEEYCARCEKDGARACSYITFAKNYKKFTADKNYTSHIEHKPGLEIEVDWSGPAMSYTEPDTGERITAYLFVATMPYSQISYVEAAASMDEKAWLSCHVNMFRFFGGTPVKVVCDNLKTGVTSHPKRGEIILNEAYLSLGEYYSVAIMPTGVKKPKQKASVEGSVGKIATAVIAKLRNDTFPSLAALNAGIRKAVKEFNDKPFQKRPGSRRSIFETEEKPYLRALPLIPYEVCEWSYGHKVGSNSHIWWNKGQYSVPYRYIGYKVDIKFNSHLVFIYYNRTEIAKHPILSKHMTNGMRTEQAHLPLPLKKNLSVEDLCDKARETGPKTFEVIRRMFDEAKVKEQPMQTARAILSIADIYTPEVLEKACDKALRQYHMPYYKTIYSHARSINSAKELTEFKENNQKFGIVRGADYYKKRRDDK, from the coding sequence ATGTTTAAGAAGACAAAAGTCAGAAGCATTCTCGAACTTCTGGGAAAAAATCTAAGCGCAAGGGAGGTATCAAAAGTTTTAGGTGTATCCAGAAACACCGTCGCCGAAGTTCAGGCATTGTTTTTACAGTCAGGCAGATCGTGGGATGATATTTCTGAATGGGATGACGACAGACTCTATGGACTGTTTTATCCGGATAAGTTTAAATATAAGCCCAGATATGCACCGGTTGATTATTCTTACGTCCATAAGGAATTAAAGAAGACAGGCGTCACAGAGAAGCTCCTTTGGGAAGAATACTGTGCCAGATGTGAGAAAGACGGGGCACGTGCATGTTCTTATATAACATTTGCTAAAAATTATAAGAAATTTACGGCAGATAAAAACTATACGAGCCACATAGAACACAAACCCGGATTAGAGATTGAAGTTGACTGGTCCGGCCCTGCAATGAGCTATACGGAGCCGGATACCGGGGAACGTATAACAGCATACCTGTTTGTTGCAACTATGCCCTACAGCCAGATAAGCTATGTGGAAGCCGCAGCCAGTATGGATGAAAAAGCATGGCTTTCCTGTCATGTAAACATGTTCCGGTTTTTTGGCGGGACACCGGTAAAAGTTGTCTGTGATAACTTAAAAACCGGAGTGACCTCACATCCTAAAAGAGGTGAGATCATACTAAATGAGGCGTATCTTTCGCTTGGCGAGTATTATTCCGTAGCTATCATGCCAACAGGCGTCAAAAAGCCAAAGCAGAAAGCAAGTGTGGAAGGGAGTGTGGGTAAGATTGCCACGGCTGTTATCGCAAAACTCAGAAATGATACCTTCCCATCATTAGCCGCATTAAATGCCGGAATCCGAAAAGCGGTAAAAGAATTCAATGACAAGCCTTTCCAGAAGCGCCCCGGAAGCCGCCGGAGCATCTTTGAAACGGAAGAAAAACCATACTTGAGAGCCCTGCCGCTTATTCCCTATGAAGTCTGTGAATGGTCTTATGGGCATAAAGTCGGCAGCAACTCTCATATATGGTGGAACAAAGGTCAGTATTCCGTTCCATACAGGTATATCGGATACAAGGTGGATATCAAATTTAACAGCCATCTTGTATTTATCTATTATAACAGAACAGAGATAGCAAAGCATCCGATACTTTCCAAACATATGACAAACGGTATGCGGACAGAGCAAGCCCATCTTCCTTTGCCGCTCAAAAAAAATCTGTCAGTGGAAGATCTCTGTGACAAAGCAAGGGAAACAGGCCCCAAAACATTTGAGGTAATCCGCAGGATGTTTGACGAGGCAAAAGTGAAAGAACAACCCATGCAGACAGCAAGAGCCATACTTTCCATAGCGGATATCTATACACCGGAAGTCCTTGAAAAAGCATGTGATAAAGCGCTCAGGCAATACCATATGCCTTATTATAAGACTATATATTCCCATGCCAGGAGCATAAACAGTGCAAAAGAACTCACAGAGTTCAAGGAAAACAATCAGAAATTCGGAATTGTCAGAGGCGCAGATTATTACAAAAAAAGGAGAGACGACAAATGA
- a CDS encoding PD-(D/E)XK nuclease family transposase, whose protein sequence is MEIRKQKGKQVGRLTVTEQIDQKHQEDLQRLRGFRLLDDDFLTKCFEGDTASIELVLQIVLEKPDLKVLDVRTQVFVENLLNRSVRLDILATDSTGAKLNVEVQRSDKGAGRKRARYNSSMMDANLLKKGEDFDKLPETWVIFITENDVMGKGLPLYPIERCFLGTGERFEDGSHILYVNGAYRGDTPIGKLMHDFSCIDAADMYYGTLADRVRFFKESKEGIEIMCRAMEDMRNQTLKEGMKEVALRMLAAGKYALEEIVNISGLSLEEVKQLKADRST, encoded by the coding sequence ATGGAGATACGAAAACAGAAGGGAAAGCAGGTGGGAAGATTGACAGTGACGGAACAGATAGACCAGAAACATCAGGAAGATTTACAGAGGCTAAGAGGCTTTCGCCTGCTTGATGATGACTTCCTCACAAAGTGTTTTGAGGGAGATACGGCAAGCATAGAACTGGTATTGCAGATTGTTCTGGAAAAACCGGATTTAAAGGTGCTGGACGTCCGCACCCAGGTATTTGTGGAGAACCTGCTGAACCGTTCAGTGAGGTTGGATATCCTGGCTACGGACAGCACAGGGGCAAAACTGAATGTAGAAGTACAGCGCTCCGACAAAGGAGCCGGGAGAAAAAGAGCAAGGTACAACAGCAGCATGATGGACGCAAACCTTTTGAAGAAAGGCGAGGACTTCGACAAGCTGCCGGAAACGTGGGTAATCTTTATCACAGAGAATGACGTAATGGGAAAAGGACTGCCGCTCTATCCGATTGAGCGGTGCTTTTTAGGAACCGGGGAAAGATTTGAGGACGGTTCGCACATACTGTATGTAAATGGCGCTTACCGTGGAGATACGCCAATCGGGAAGTTAATGCATGACTTCTCCTGCATAGACGCAGCGGATATGTATTATGGGACACTGGCGGACAGGGTGAGATTTTTCAAAGAGAGCAAGGAGGGAATCGAGATTATGTGCCGTGCTATGGAAGATATGAGGAATCAGACATTGAAAGAGGGAATGAAAGAAGTTGCGCTCCGTATGTTGGCGGCTGGCAAATATGCTTTAGAGGAAATCGTTAATATTTCAGGACTTTCTCTTGAAGAGGTCAAACAACTGAAAGCTGATAGAAGCACATAG
- a CDS encoding transposon-encoded TnpW family protein, whose amino-acid sequence MGSEKITEDITTTPPDKDAPALVKKIGRTTYIVRVHFSKTSRETMSDKIKRMLKNEIQQM is encoded by the coding sequence ATGGGCAGCGAGAAAATCACAGAGGACATTACCACCACGCCACCAGATAAGGACGCTCCCGCACTGGTGAAGAAGATTGGCCGGACTACCTACATTGTGAGGGTTCATTTCAGTAAGACCAGCAGGGAAACCATGAGCGACAAAATCAAGCGTATGCTGAAAAATGAGATACAGCAGATGTAA
- a CDS encoding ATP-binding protein — MIEITAEVRAVIDRAARDMELAGDEYIEPADGLIHCKKCRGSRQTVVPRFGGSGYFMPRCLCPCQQKAQEEWKAMEEQRERMERIKRRKAQGLQDRYLYDYTFANDNGQNPVMEKAHSYVERWKEAYRDNTGLLLFGDVGTGKSFFAGCIANALLDRDVPVLMTNFPSILNRLTGVFAEDRAAFIASLDDYSLLVIDDLGVERSTEYAMEQMFTVIDSRYRSKKPLIVTTNLKLEEIKNPPDIVHARIYDRILERCAPILFSGKNFREEGARATKAAAKEIVSKG, encoded by the coding sequence ATGATAGAGATTACCGCAGAAGTCCGGGCGGTCATAGACAGAGCCGCCAGGGATATGGAGCTTGCCGGGGACGAATACATAGAACCGGCTGACGGGCTTATCCACTGTAAGAAATGCCGTGGCAGCCGCCAGACCGTTGTACCGAGGTTCGGAGGCTCCGGCTATTTCATGCCCCGCTGCCTCTGCCCCTGCCAGCAGAAGGCGCAGGAGGAATGGAAAGCCATGGAGGAACAGAGGGAACGCATGGAGCGTATCAAACGCCGGAAGGCACAGGGGCTTCAGGACAGATACCTTTATGATTACACGTTCGCCAATGATAACGGCCAGAATCCCGTCATGGAGAAAGCGCACTCCTATGTGGAGCGTTGGAAGGAGGCATACCGGGACAATACCGGCCTTCTGCTCTTTGGTGACGTGGGAACCGGGAAATCCTTTTTTGCCGGCTGTATCGCCAATGCCCTGCTTGACCGTGACGTGCCGGTGCTGATGACAAATTTCCCGTCTATCCTGAACCGGCTGACCGGCGTGTTTGCCGAGGACAGGGCGGCCTTTATCGCCAGCCTGGACGATTACAGCCTGCTTGTCATTGATGATTTAGGCGTGGAGCGCAGTACCGAGTATGCCATGGAGCAGATGTTCACCGTCATTGACAGCCGATATCGGAGTAAGAAGCCGTTGATTGTCACAACAAACCTGAAACTGGAAGAAATCAAGAACCCGCCAGACATTGTCCACGCAAGGATTTATGACCGCATACTGGAACGGTGTGCGCCGATTCTTTTTTCCGGTAAAAATTTCCGGGAGGAAGGAGCCAGAGCGACCAAAGCGGCGGCGAAAGAGATTGTGAGTAAGGGATAA